The Calidithermus timidus DSM 17022 genomic interval GGTACTCCCCACCCCCAAAAAAGCGCCGGGCGTAGAGGGCGGCCAGCTTGGCGTAGCGCTCGCCTCCACCCCCGACGGCCTGAAGGTCGTAGAGCAGGGCTACGCTGGCAGCGTCGGCCAGGGTGCGCAGGGCTTCCTTGGCGTACCACTGTGCCTGGGCGGGCTCGAGGCTTTGCAGGTGGGTCAGGGTGCGCTGGAGGGCCCCCAACGCGAGGCGGGCCTCCTCGGTCCCGACCGCCTCGAGCCGGGGCACGAACTCCGCCAGGAAGGGCTCTTGGACCCCCTTGCGGGTGAGCACCTCGAGGGTGTCGAGGGCCTGCACGTTGGCCGGGCCCTCCCAGATGGGGGTGATGAGGGCCTCGCGGCTCAAGCGGGCGATGGCGAAGTCCTCCACGAAGCCCACCCCCCCGAAGAGCTCCATGGCCAGCTGGGTGCAGTAGGTGCCGTGCTCGGCGGTGCGGGCCTTGGCCAGGTGGGTGAGCAGGCGGGCGTAGTGGTAGCGCGGGCTGTATGGAGGGCGTTCGACCCAGGCTTCGTCCCAGGCGGCTACCGCCCGGAAGGTCAGGGCCAGGCCCCCGGCGATGCGCACCGCTAGGTCGGTCAGGTCGCGGCGGATGAGGGGATGCTCGAGCAGCGCCCGCCCGAAAGCCGCGCGCTGCCGCACGCGGAAGAGGGCCTCGAGCTGGGCCTTGCGGGCCAGGCCCATGGCCCCGCAGGCGTTGGCCAGGCGCGAGAGGGTGAGGGTCTCGAGCAGGTAGTAAATACCTTCCTCGGCTCGGCCGATCAGGTGGGCCTGGGTGTTCGCGAACTCGACCTCACCCGAGGGCACCGCGCGGGTGGCCAGCTTTTCCTTCAGGCGGCGCACCCGGTAGTTGAGCCGCCCCTTTTCGTCCAAACGGGGAACCAAAAACAGCGCGATCCCCTTTGGCCCTGGCGGAGCCCCCTGAGGGCGGGCCGAGACGATGGCGTAGTCGGTGAGCCCGGCGCCGCTGGAGAAGTACTTCTCGCCGTTCAAGCGCCAGGATGCGCCGTCCCAATGTGCGCCAGTCTGGTTGGCCCCGATGTCCGAGCCCCCCTGCACCTCGGTCATCCAGGTCGCACCGACAGCCTCGCCGCTCAGAAGCCGCGCTTTCCAGGCGGAAAACTCCGGCGCGTACTTGTGGATGCTGTAGATCACGCAGCCCGTGATGGTCTGGATGCAGTACAGGCCGGGGTCGGCCAGCAAGTAGCCCTGGGTGAAGTGGTGGTGCCAGCTTCCCCCCTCATAGGGCGGGCGGTTGATCGCCGCCAGCCGCCGCAGCAGCGCTTCCTGCGCGGGCGACAGGCGCACCCGGTCGATGCGGTTGCCCTCCAGGTCGTGCATCACCAAGACGGGACGGGCTTCCTTGTCCACGTGGTCGGCCACGCGGTAGGCCTCGCCACCGGCCAGCTCCCCGAAGGCCTCGAGTTCGCCCCGATATGCCTCCCACCCCCGCCAGTAGCGCTTCAACAACGCGGGCAGGTCGGGGTCGAGCAAGAAGTGGTTGTGCCCATAGGCATAGGATTGGTGTTTCATGATCCAGCTTAGGCTACCGCAAGGATGGCCTTACAGCGGAAGCCCTTCGAGATCCACCCGTCCTTG includes:
- a CDS encoding acyl-CoA dehydrogenase family protein, with the translated sequence MKHQSYAYGHNHFLLDPDLPALLKRYWRGWEAYRGELEAFGELAGGEAYRVADHVDKEARPVLVMHDLEGNRIDRVRLSPAQEALLRRLAAINRPPYEGGSWHHHFTQGYLLADPGLYCIQTITGCVIYSIHKYAPEFSAWKARLLSGEAVGATWMTEVQGGSDIGANQTGAHWDGASWRLNGEKYFSSGAGLTDYAIVSARPQGAPPGPKGIALFLVPRLDEKGRLNYRVRRLKEKLATRAVPSGEVEFANTQAHLIGRAEEGIYYLLETLTLSRLANACGAMGLARKAQLEALFRVRQRAAFGRALLEHPLIRRDLTDLAVRIAGGLALTFRAVAAWDEAWVERPPYSPRYHYARLLTHLAKARTAEHGTYCTQLAMELFGGVGFVEDFAIARLSREALITPIWEGPANVQALDTLEVLTRKGVQEPFLAEFVPRLEAVGTEEARLALGALQRTLTHLQSLEPAQAQWYAKEALRTLADAASVALLYDLQAVGGGGERYAKLAALYARRFFGGGEYPSWALGEPQVWAFESAIT